ATAACTAACATCACTGACTTTTGGTCTCAGTAACCAGCTGGTTCaccttttttcctttcatcaGACCATGCAGAGATACAGCTGCCCGCCTTTTCCACAGCGTTAACTACGTTGTAGAATTGTGTTATTTTATGTCCCTTAGCTTCAAGACCATCAACTACATCCTGCAGGGCAAAGAGGAGAGCGACTCAGATGGAACAAAAGCTGTAGAATTTCTTAATTTATCATTTGAATACACTGAATATATTACCTTTTCAAGCTTAGATTCAAGTTTTACTTCACTTTGACAGTTGACAAAAAGAACAGGAGTAACAATTGCCTCCTTAAGGCTCTTTCCAAACCAAAGGTGGTTCATGACCGCCttgaagagtaaaaaaaaaatataagatGAGAAAGTGATGATTACAGGATAAATTAGGGTGAAGAATCTTTTTACTATGATGTAAGCATTAACAGCAAATACAGGCATCAGTCTgcatcaatttattttatttaatatgtaaTGGCACTTATGTGTGTTTACCATGCATACGTACCGAGGCCACTGCCGGTGGAATCATTTCAGCACCAGACCCTCCAATCACCAGCATCTTCGACTGAGACTTCAGCACAGATGGTGCTGTATTGGAGGGAGGCCGCTCCCCTGAGAAATACAACAAAGCTCTTGAATGGCAGAACAAAACTAGAAAACAGAAATCAGTCTGTACGCACATATTTGTGCATAAATCATTCATACAAATGTTTCATACACAAATCAGTGATTGTATTTTTATGCAGTATTTTGTTTATACCCTACAAACAAATTTAGAAGTGCCTCTGCCTGTGCTTATCAACAATTGATGAAAGTGAAAGTGAGTTCTCTCTACTGAATCTGTACCAAGCCTGTCAGTGTGTTAGCAGCATTCAAACATTAATCTATGCGCTAGGGAAAAAGTAGTTTGTAATGCTGGTTATTACTAAAGTAAACTGGTTAGGACTTTGTATATAAATTATAGCACACTGTTAGCTCACCGTGGATACATTTAGTACAAAAATTTGTTCCAATTAGTAAATTTGTATCATTGTCCATAAAAATTAATGCATATTATTTTCTCATATTTTCCTACTGTATGTTGATCCTGTGTAACTCTAAAAAATTTACATGATGTGCTTCAGTTTGGcagttttgtttgattgttgtttTAATGAAAGGTCCGATGATGCGTCACAATAAATTATGAAATGCCATTTTCTAATTTCTGCAATGGTACTATTTTGCTATTATTAGAAATTACTTAAAGAAATATGTCCtgtcaggaaaataatttcaGGAAAAACATTAAACTCTTTTAAATAATCCGCCTTCTTCGTCTGATTACTTgcatttcataaaaaataaatgtaaaaagtatCCTGCTGATCTCCTACCAGGAGAGGTGCTATTAGCTCTATTACAGAAGTCAAACAGCTGGTTGTTGAGAATGATTCCAGTGCTTGGAGAGAGGACCTTGGAGCCAAATctgtaaacaaaaaatattaaagtaacTACAGCACCAAGAAACTCTTTGTAGTAGAGAAATAGTCTAAAAATAAGTTCCTCCATAATGTCTTAAATCTTCAGtttcaagaaagaaaaaaaatatacacacacatatatagatatatatacacacacacatatgtgaaACAGAATGATGCAGGTACTGACTCGTCGTTGATAGTGCTGGTGACAGACACAGCAGATCCATCTTCAGCCAGCACAGATAAATGTGTGGTGCCGATGCTGTCCAGACACGGGGTGTCGCCGTAATACTGGGGATCATGAGTCCTGTCGCTGCTGATCAAACTCCGTATGCTGTCTGCAAAGCTATCCTCTGTCAAATTCTTTGCCATCTGTGTGAAATACAGAGAATTACTAAATAACTAAGTAAGTATGAGGTGAAGGTTTAATTAACACTAGGGGTTATGATTCTGGTTAGTGATGAAGCTCCACATGTGACTGGCAAAGATATGTTCTCTAATGCTTTGTCATCTGTGTGAACTACAGAGCATCAGAAAACATCACATTACACAAAATTGACAAatactaaaataataataataatacatacatacatactaaCATACTTAGAAACAAATATTAAACCAATTTAGGTTTATGtgcttttaaaattttttatttatacttaTATGTTCCAAAAGCTACATCACTGCTCAGAATtacactgaaatgaaaatgcAGAGTTACTGGGAAAAGCTGACACTCAAAGAAATTTTTCACAGTACTCTATGCAGACATGTAAAATACTAAGTACACCGTTAGTGCTTCTATAAGAACTTTAAGGGTAAGTAGTAGCCAGGTACTGATAATCAAATTcccttgattaactgatcattaaCAAAGGTGAGCACCTATATAAAAGCACTTTgttaacacaaagtcagaatCTCACCCCAGCAAATTAACCCAAAGTCCAACTGTGCAAAGCTCAGAGATATTACAAAAAAACTTCACACCACAACTCATTATCAATGTGCATAAACTGACTGTGGTGGGATGTGGTTTGTGGATGAGCTGCAGGCGAGGGGTGGAGCAGAGGGTTCAGGCAGCAGAGACTCATTATTTTCATCATGTCCCCCCTTTTTAGTAACACGCCGGGGCCTGGAGGCAGAGGTGGCAAGTAGAAGTAACTAGTGTTAAAAAGTGAATCTGAGTGAAGTTAACAGCAGACTTGACCTTTAGCTAGCAAAACACcatgagacaaactgcacagaaacaatttgtgtgtttgttgagctgatagaaatgtTGCACAGCTGCTGGTGATTATTGGATGAATATGATTGCCTTTCATGTGTTATGTTTCGACTCAAATCGGTTTGATGTATAAAGGCTCGCAGTAACGAAATAATAACTTCTCTCAAATGTGTTAAAGCAAAAGTAACGAAAGTTACTTTTGAAAGTGTAAGGAGTAGAAAGgacagatgtttgtttaaaaacgtagggagtaaaagtaaaaatttgTTAGAAACATAAATACTCAAAGTACAGACacctgaaaattctgcttaagtacagtaactaagtatttgtacttcgctacttcccacctctgcctGGAGGAGAGGGGATGCAGCTGGATTTTTCAAATATACTGATAATTATAACGTAAACAGGTACATTTAAATTATAAGTAAATTTTGCTAACAATGCTAATATTATACTCATATTGAAACCAGGGCATtcccttttaaatattttacactatacattttgtgttttgtgatgtGGTATTGCTACTTTTACCCGTTTCGTCACTTAAATAGAATCACACTATATGCAATAAAGTAGGTGCAAATCTGTAGGATTTTAAGATACTTACTTTGTCTGAGCTGAAGTTTGGATCTCTGATATATTTCTTTAATCCATTGGCAAATTTTAAAGCTTCAATATAACGGTGATAAAACAAAATCTTTTCATCAGTTGCATTAGGTTCTGAATTCATTTTGTAtcctgaaaatataaataattgttatttctttcatttaaaacattGATTCTTAGTGTATCACATTTGTAACGATTGATAAGGATCATTTTCTTATATGAAACAAACTCTACATGCTATAACCAACAAAACCTTTCATGATGTTGAGGATGAAGCTGAGGATGGCTCCTCCTGAAGGGGGTGGAGGGAAGTACATCCGGTACTCTCCCAAAGAAATATTCCACGCATCAGTCACATTAGCTTCATATGATGCCAAGTCCTCCAGAGTGAGTTTTCCTCCTGAGCAAAAACAGTGAAACGAATTATTCTGTTGAGCAAAAATGAACACAATGCATTTCATAATCAAGACAGCTCACAGTGTAGCCTGTGAAGGATCATGATAGATTTTTCAAAAACCAATcgatttttaaaatttgtaattATATCATTGTGCCTGGCAAACATAGAAAATGGTCAGAAAAGAGAGCAGGATCAAACCTGTCTGACAATACCTGCTTTCTGTATGTCACGGATTAAATTCTTTGCTATTGCTCCGTTGTAAAACACATCTGGTCCCTCGTTTGCGATCGTCTCCAAAGTGTCAGCCAGTTTCTCAAATTTCACAGTATCACCGGTCTTAAGCAGGTTCCCATTTTTATCTAAATATAACTCCCTAAAAGACAAAGACagtgaaataaagctgaaacaTTCATTGtttgctcttcgtatttttgaAATCACATTGTGGGTGTATTTCATACCGTATTGACGTATTATTAATGCGTGGGATGTAATGACCTTGGTAGTAAGGAATACGGAATCCTTCTCGGGCTAATTTGATGGTCGGCTGAAAGAGGTCGGCCCACGGCAACTTCCCATAAAGCCGGTGTGCCGCTTCATAACCTCGAATTTCTCCAGGAACCCCAATCCATCTGCTGTCTGGTTAGATAGATAATGGATAGTCAGTGCTGCTAAGTAACTCATACATTTACTTGTGTTTTAAGTAAACTGTAAGGTCCTGACCTTTAATGATCTGAGATGACATTTGTTATAATTTGGTGCTCTTTAAATAGTATATTCTGCTCCATTTTCAGAGGGAAACTGTCACAGCCTGgggcaggggtgcccaatcccagtcttcgagagctaccgtcctgcagcttttagatggatccttgttccgacacacctgaatcaaatgaatggcttgttatcaggcatttgccaaacttgatggcatgctgaagaggcaatcaaaccatttgattcagctgtgttggagtagggatgcatctaaaagctgcaggacagtagctctcgaggactgggattgggcacccctggccTGGGGGATCAGCGAGACGCTGATCGGCTATTTctacctttttctctctctctctcgctctctcactcctcctctctgtggccggggcggaactcattgtgggttcacgccctcggccCACGCCCACGGAAGGGAAACACACCTGATGCCCATCAAGGCGATCGGCATTTAAGCCAGGAGGAGACTGCTGGtcttcgctggatcgttgtcTGCCACGTGTCAGTGAGAGTCGAAACTACAGCACAGCTAAGTCAAGAGTCTATAGTGAACTTTGTAATTAATTCTCGTTTCCTCGTCTACAGACCTCCTGGATACCTTCCCTGTGTGAATCTTTGTGTCAAGTGTGAGGAGCGGATCTGCGGTTGTGAGTGTGGAGAGTTGGAGAACGAGTGATTTCCCCCTTTAGATTTCCCTGGAGCCCCATCCCTCACtttgttgtatatagcactgccctgcacttcctgtttatACACCTGGTGGATTCTGTAAATAAATCCTTGTGTACAGTTGATCCTGGAGTCCTGCGCTTGAGTCCCCCACGTTGAACCATAACAGAAACACTGTACtttttaagtgtgtgtgcatttgtaacTAATTATGTTGGAGATAACATTttgcattttagttttagtttatttcacTATATTTGCATATTTACACTATTTCTGGCTTATAGAAGCATTTAGCATATCTTATACTTACTTTTCTTACTGTTTATGCAGCCTGTGTGCAGGGGTGTAGCACAGAACTCTGGGCCCCATTAATAAAAGGTGTCTGTAGCCCCCTTTCTTTTCTTGATCCATCTTTCTCATACGCTCCCATTTTTTATTGCTGTATAAAGACGCTTCTTAACAGAGACTATGCTCATTCTATATATGGATCCACAGCTTTGCTTCAAAGTCAACACACTATAGACGATCAGGAAGTAATGCAGGAAGGTCATTTGTACTCTGCTGACAGCAACAAAAGGGACAGGGACATGTGCATCCACAGCAGCCTGTGTCTCTGGCCCCACTTCAGCATTTCACAAGATTTCCAGCTTCAGTAGAAATTAGCCAAAGCAGAAACAATGACTGATTAAGATGGACTTGTGAGGAAAGTTAAGATTCGTCCTGGGGTAGAATTTATATTATCTGGAAACCAGAAAATGGGAAAGATGGGACAACATCCTGGCAAGCTGTCTATTGTTGAACAGCCCATTCAGAAACTGATCTTTCTCTTAGAGGCCGTTTAATGTGACGATTATATCTTTTAATGTATGAAGACTTTATGTGTGAACATTCTCTGCAAATATCGATAGTATCAATACCATCACAGGTATCAGTATCGAATTGATCCTAACGCAGTTGGATTGGATTTGAATTCTTTTCTATCTTCAAAGTCCAGTATGTGTCCCACTGTCCATCCATTCGTACATTCTCCATCACAATTCAGTCTTGcggggggggctggagcctatctcagctgtcttagggtcagaagcggggtacaccctggacaggtcgaaTTTGGCAAATGTGTAATAAATCAGCTCAAAAATCATGACACATTGCTCTCCCCTACATAAGCTCcctttataggttaaaagtattggtatcagcaatactgatcTTAATTTACTTAGTATAGGAGAGATACCAAAATTTGTAGTATTGCGCAGACTAAATTCTATTTCGAGTATGTAAAAAGCTGTGTGGTTAAgcccccaaaagttgattctgttcatctggacgtagcgttttcaattttgtcactcatccaagtgacttcttcagtctcagctgactgcaggttttcccaATCTTATACCCTTGGGCCCTctcctcaattcagagatggtctttccgtgTGGTTAGGGgttattttaagtttaaaaatcattaatattatatttctctttgttgttaaaacacacacataatttGGTGGAAAAGTAATATAGTAGGACACTTTAGCCTACCCTATTGAGGCCGTGTCACAGTCAAATTTCATTGTGCTCTGGGCTGCAATTGCTTATTaatccttttttgtcttttagcaAATGTATTTAATAACAGTATTTTAAGTTTGGAACCAATTTGCCTCAGTAGTGTATCTTCAAACCTATGTAATTCTTTTGTTTAGTCTGAAAACACTCTCTTTATGTTTCCTAGGGGTGAAATTCCCCTAGGTGGCACTGTTGCATTTTAGTCATAACACCCCCTGACCACCTCTCCACAACAGTAAgcatgtacttagtttttcagtgtGCCATCCACAAATTCAAACTCTatcatgcaaaaaaaagaaagccatACATGAACATGATCCAGAAGTGCTGCTGTCTTCTCTGGGCCAAAGCTCACTTAAAAAggactgaggcaaagtggaaaactgctCCGACAtcagacaaatacatttttttagttaaaaaaaaaaagtggatccTGCATCCTCTGGGCTAAACAGGAAAGGGCTTTAACATTGTTAAGTGCAGCTTATTATTGTAGTGGGTTAGATTTGGTGGATGTTGGTTCATACATcggcgtaactttgtgctgaacattgggaGCGTCAAGagctctgtctaaataaataaataaatcagggtaaattcccagatggtTAAACATGCAagtattttgctggtaatacctgagacgaagaaagaaaatcaacagcgtatttatgcaagataatttgtaattttattgggggggttatattggggggggggagtctgattattgggggggtcataacccccctaacccctcTGGAAATTACGCCTGTGGGTTCATACATGGTGTCTGTGAACGCAGCATGAACATTCACCCCTCCCTTAGCTGTTTATCAGAGGTTGGTTATAGGAACAGCTGTGGTCCACTCTTGAGCTCTAGCAACTTGCATTCATTCCTGTTCAAGGTGATCACAGACTGTTAAGTATTGCAGACTGGATTCAGTTCCCCTGGAAATTGCTTACTCTGTATAACTGCTAAAGTAGGATTATCATGGGTTATCTACAGTTTGGCATATAGTAGGGTGGACCCTGAATGACTGTTTCCCCTGTTTTGTTGCAGGCCTACTCACTGCTGTTGTCTTGTTGTagccttgttgttgttttactgtAATTTATAGACTGGCATTCACTTGTTCCTTGTTTTATGGTATTTTACTCTTGAttgtttgttatattttaaacatgttttaaaaaggaGTTGTATcttattttttcttgttgtctCGTATTTGTTGTTTCGTTTATATCTCATTTACTGAGTTGTTTgatattttatatgttttgaTTTATAGgttttgttgggggttttttgcttTAGTGGAGGCACGGCAGCTTGTTGTGGGGGCTAGGCATGTGTGGTGGAATCCCACCTGATGCATGTGCGTGTACATACACACTAGGAAATAGGTATGATGCTAGGACTGCAGTGAGACTACACTGGTGAGTAACTGGTGGCATCCTTGGGCACTCCTCCCTGTAGGTTGCCTCCCCAATTGCCGGTCTCCAccattttgtttaattattttactgacCTGCTATTTCAACCAGGGTAGCACTGTTGCAGCGAACCTTGTCCTTTTAATTAATGTTTGCTAATAAAGTGTTTTGATTAACGGTTTTTGTGTTGTCAGCCCTGCTACTTAAGAGGTTCTCTGGTTTTGCAGCTCTATGCTTTTAGTagttttgtctaataaacttttttttgacTTGCCTTACCTCTGCTTGTTAATAACGAGCCTGTGGGCTTCTGTAACTAGTACAAGATTTGCACTAGTTACTGTAATCTCTCCTGGGGTGTAACTCCCTccccaggtggcgttgtcaaCATCGTTTTGTTACCTTTACTGGTTATCTGACTTCACACCACCACATTATCAATACTCAATTCAAAACCTTTGAAGTTATGGGATTACATTATTACCTATGGAATTGGCTGCTTGCACATCTGGCAATGCAACATCAGTGCTGAAAGGTGTACACAGGTCTTAGAGCAACTTATGCTTCCATCGAGTTGACATCAGCAAGACCAAGCTAAATGGCATACTGCATCTATTACAATAGCATGGCTTCACAGTAGAAGTACCTGGGTTTTAAAATGGCCTGCCTGcagttcaaagaaaaaacactgggTGCATGAAACGGAAGATATGCCAAAAAGGACCcaggactgtggagcagctATCCTTTGgcaaacaaaaatgtttgtatgtgtggttttgttttgtttgtttgtttgttttttgacccagtatttaaatatatttttgttcctgagtaaattattttcttgtgcttttgagtttgatgatgtttcctttgtgtccagtctgtctctgtctcatcTGAGAGTCCTGTCTTTAGTatcttagtgtgtgtgtgtgtgtgtgtgtgtgtgtgtgtgtgtgtgtgtgtgtgtgtgtgtgtgtgtgtgtgtgtgtgtgtgtgtgtgtgtgtgaagctcGCTTCCATACAATAATGatactgaggtgagttgttTAGGACGTCCAGAGCTTTCATAAATTCTCATACAAAATTACAACGTAATTGAACTTTTTTATCAGAaggaaaatgtgatttttaggaAACTCAAGCCTGCTttaatgttagcttataaccagttgttgttgtttagctggTTCGCTGTTGACTGCCTGGAGTTGGAAGCGCTGATTGTCCAGTCTGCTTAcagtaattaaataataatctTTATAAACTCCTTAGTGTGTTAGAGTCCTGACTTTAGTTCAGGAGATGAGGTTAGAGGTGAGGAGGAGGGTGACATTTTAATAAGATACCAGTCATGCTGTCTCTTTCCTTTGCTTCTTTGGTGACAAGAACCCTATCTCAGATGATAAAACGTAGGTATGATCCTTCATATTCTGAGTTTGTCTTGCAGACTAAGGtgcagaattttaaaaataccTCTACAGATAACTGACTATACCTTTAAAACCTTTGTGTTACATCTTGTGCATGATTTGGAGAAAGACCTGTTAAGACCTGTTTGGAGAAAGACCTGTTAAGACCTGTTTGGAGAAAGACCTGACAACTTCAATCTCTCTGGCTGTCTCTGAAACTAAGGAGCATGTGTTTCATGGTGTTTATGCTAGATTATTCTGATAGTGTCATATAGGACACCGACTCATTGTCTTTAATAACTGCCAACAGCCAAACCCTCCGGTGGTTTGCttgatctctctctcttttttttttctttttttttttagtatccCAGTTTTGCTTTCTTGAGGAAAGAGGAATGACTCACAGTGTGCATTAGCAGTCACCTGTACCGAATAAATGAGCTGTGGCATAAAGGTGAGTCCAAGAGCAGATTAGACtattatattataaatattagcattatggcagaaaaacagcccacCTTGCTTCCACTCCACAGTCCACTCTGTGGTGTTAGGACACAACTtaaggaggtcagaggtcacatttTTGGGGACAGTCTCTCTGGAGGTGATGATTTTCACTTTACCTTTGAAAAGATGACATATTATTACTGTATTCCCCAGCAGGGCTGAAGTGCTACATTAGAATAAGGATATCTTGTTACCGGAGCTGTCCATCACAGTGAATATGAGCCCGCCTCCGATCCCCGAACTCTGTGGGTTGATGATGGAGGTGCACAGCAGCGCAGCAATGGCAGCATCTACTGCAGAGCCGCCTTTCTGAAGGATGTCCCTGAAACAGTTCATTGTTAtcactttattgttatttttatcattagtgTTAGGGGTGcacaattaatttaattttaatctttACTAAATTTGTGATGTCCTACAATAAATTGCCATGACTTAATAACACGATGatgtgttgtctttgtttttactgcatgtgCTAGGGATGCACAGTTCATTGAATTTTAATCTCAATCACGTCCCGCCATAAAAGTGACCATACTGTTTGCAGACAAACAGGAGGATCTTGAAATCTATAAACCACTTTTTTGGGTTTCTGTGGGGAGTCTAGCGTCAGGACTGTAGGGTAATTTCCAATAGTCCAAGTTCAAAAAAGAGTCTATGGCTGATGTGTGTTCCTGGTTTCCAAAAGAAATGCTTCCAATTGAATTATGATTTGaacattgtttatttattacaaacTGAAGAAGTAACAATGAACAATGAAAAGTTCCAAAGAATGAGCATTTATCCAGAACTACCTGTGCACATGGTCAGAAAACTGTGAGACTCAGAACCTCTCTGTCCATGCTCCTCCTCTTTCCATGCTGCTATTGCACTTACATACTTCAAGTGGTAGACACCTTTTAGATTATAATCCCAAACAGTGACATGTCATTACCTTACAAATGTTCAAATTTATTAATCCTGACTAGATTAATTATGTAGCAAATCTATgatttataaaacaaacatgaactCCATcgtaaattaaaatataaagcagacGCTTTGCAGCTACATTACCGGCCCCTAATTGTTCTAATAATGTATTGCCTGAGAACAGTtgccacattttttttaactttacaaACATAATATGAATCTCATTGCTCATTGTTTGCTCATTGTTGGCTCATTGTTGGGGCTTAGTCTTTACCACTTGCCCTTTCAGATTCCACAAGCAGACAAATCTTGGTGATGGGGCTGTCCAAAACATTAGTCTTGGCGGGGACTCGGCGGACGAGACCCTTCTTGTCTGGAACTGTTTTGAAGATGTTTCCCATAATCCATGAGTTTCGTGTCTAATGATGAGGCCAGCTCTGTGTGCACTGCATGAATTGCTAAACAAGTGACTATTATGCCATATCTTTTTAAGATTGTTCTTCCACATCTTAGTTCGAATGTGCCGAAGTAGTCTACCCCAACCCGGGTAAAGGGTGGATCATCTGGCAACACTCGCTCTTGTGGAAGATCAACCATCAGTTGTTTTTAACTTTCCCATGTAAGCGACGACATGTCACACACTTTGCGATGATCTTTTTAATGGCTGTGATGGTGCTTGGGATCCAAAACTTCTGTCGCAATTCAGAGAGCATGTGATTGCGCACTCCATGCCCAGTTTCTTCATGTATCTGTTGGAGGACTAAGTCAGAAATGTGAAAGTCTCTAGACAAGATAATAGGCTGCACAGCAATTTCTGGCATAGCTGCCCAAGTCAGCCTTCCACCAACTCTCAACAGATCCTCTTGTAGTACGGGGTTGGGTTTGTATAAGTGGCTAGTGCGCTTCATACTTTGTCCCTTGTGTTGAGCTGAAACTTTTGAGAATTTCTCCTTTTGACAAAATCTGATTATGTCAAGCTCTGCTTGATCCAGGTCTTCCACTGAAATTTGTGTAGGCTTAAAGCTTGTCTTGGTACTGTCAATCTGACTTTGTATCAGCTGTCAATCATTGTCTAGGTTATTGTCCACACTAGCTATATATAGCTCTTTATGTTTTTGATAGAGACTCCAAAGTAAGGCTTTAAGTTTCAGAAGCCACACCACTGCTCTTTTCAACTTTATCCATGAGGAGAGGTAGTTTATCAGTCT
This region of Pelmatolapia mariae isolate MD_Pm_ZW linkage group LG12, Pm_UMD_F_2, whole genome shotgun sequence genomic DNA includes:
- the LOC134639261 gene encoding glutathione hydrolase 5 proenzyme-like, whose translation is MDSSGKVKIITSRETVPKNVTSDLLKLCPNTTEWTVEWKQDSRWIGVPGEIRGYEAAHRLYGKLPWADLFQPTIKLAREGFRIPYYQGHYIPRINNTSIRELYLDKNGNLLKTGDTVKFEKLADTLETIANEGPDVFYNGAIAKNLIRDIQKAGGKLTLEDLASYEANVTDAWNISLGEYRMYFPPPPSGGAILSFILNIMKGYKMNSEPNATDEKILFYHRYIEALKFANGLKKYIRDPNFSSDKMAKNLTEDSFADSIRSLISSDRTHDPQYYGDTPCLDSIGTTHLSVLAEDGSAVSVTSTINDEFGSKVLSPSTGIILNNQLFDFCNRANSTSPGERPPSNTAPSVLKSQSKMLVIGGSGAEMIPPAVASAVMNHLWFGKSLKEAIVTPVLFVNCQSEVKLESKLEKDVVDGLEAKGHKITQFYNVVNAVEKAGSCISAWSDERKKGEPAGY